ACGCCGACGTCAGAGGTGCATCTGACCCGGTCCACCGGCAACCGGTGGCGGCGCTACGACCGCTGGACGAGCCCGCCGCGGGGTCTGGCGTTCGTCGGCGATTCGATCTGCGCGTTCAATCCGTTCTACGCGCAGGGCATCAGTTCCGCGTCGGGTTCGGCTCTGCTGCTTCGCGAACATCTGTCCCGCGCCGCCAGTCTCGACGGCGATTTCTGCGCGCGATTCCTTGCGGCACAACGTGATCTGCTCAAGGTGCCCTGGACTTTGGCGATGGCCCGGGACCGGGGTTACGAGTGCGCGGAGGGCACCGAGCGGCTGCCCGCGTGGCAACGCCGCCTGCTCGCGGCGGTCTCCGCCCCGGCGTTCAGCCTCATCGTCGGCGCCGCCCGAGAGGACGATGTCGTCGACGAGCATTTCGCGAAGGTGTTCAACCTCGACGAATCGCTGGGCGAGATGATGCGCAACCCGCGCGTGCTCGGTGGGCTGGCGCGCTTCTGCGTCCGCTCGCTGCTGGGCCGGCATCGGGTGCCCTTCGGCTTCGATCCCCAGGCCGAGCCGCCCGCCACCGACTACTCGCCCGCCGCGGCGGCGGGATGAGCGCCGGCTGCGGGCCGGAGGCCGCGGAGGTCGCCCGGGGGCTCGGCTTCGACTGCCACGACGTCAGCCCGGTGGTCTCGGTCCGCGCGCCGTGGGAGCTGGCGCACTGGACGATGCCGCTGCTGGAGGTGCTGATCGTCGGCGGCGCCGTTTTCGCGCTCTGGCACGCCGTGCGCCGCTACCGCGCGGGCGATCCGGTCAACCTGGCGCTGTGGTGGGCTTCGCTGGTCTACCTCGTCGTCACCGAACCGCCGCTGTACTTCCCGGAATGGTTCGGCCTCGACCGGCTGTACGGATTCATCTTCGCGCACAACCGGTTCACCGTGCAGTTCATGGGGGACCGGCTGCCGCTGTACATCGTGGCGTTCTATCCGGTGATCAGCCAGCTCGCCTACGAACTCGTGCGCTCGCTGGGGATCTTCCGCAGCCGCGGCCCGCTGCTCGGAGCCGTCGCCGTCGCGTTCGCCTGCCAGGTCTTCTACGAGGTGTTCGACCAGGTGGGCCCGCAGTTGAAGTGGTGGGCCTGGAACCCGGCCAACCACATCGTCAACCAGCCCGCGCTGGCCTCGGTGCCGATGACCAGCATGCTGCTGTTCGCTTCGGTCTCGATGGCCGCCCTGACCTGCCTCGCGGTGCGGTTCACCGGCGACCCGCCGCGCCGCGGCTGGCGGCTGGTTCCGCGCGTCCTCGCGGCGGGCGTCCTCACCCCGTTCACCATGGCGGTCGCCGGGCTTCCGGCAAGTCTTTTCGACGGCAACGCTTCCGCGCAGGCCTGGGTGCTGGGCACGGAACTGGCCCTCGTCTGGCTCGGCGGCGCGTGGATCGTCGTGGCCCAGCTGCGTTCCCGCCCTCGCTTGACCGAGCCGCTCTCGGCTTTCGGCCGGTACTACCCCGCGATCTACCTGGCCGGGATGGCGGTGTGCTGGCTCGGCGCGCTGCCCGGCTACCTCGGTGCCCGGGACGGCGTCACCAGCGCCGGATCCCCGATCGGGAGCGGACCGTACGCGCTCGCGTGTTTCGTCGCCGCAGGTCTGCTGCTGGGTGCGCAACGAGCCGTCCGTCGGTGACCTGCGGCGTCGTCTGGGACGATGGGCGCCATGGGGTACCACGGATGGCAGGGCGACCCGCCCGGCGCGGAGGACGAGGCGCGCCGCCGGATCGTGCAGGCGGCGATCGCGTGCATCGACCGCGCCGGGCTGGCCAAGACCAACCTCTCCCACGTCGCCGCGGAAGCCGGGGTGACCCGGCAGACCGTGTACCGCTATTTCCCCAGCCTGGCCGAAATCCTGCGCGCCGTCGCCCAGGCGGGAGCCGAGGAGTTCGCCGAACGGATGCGGAAGCACCTGTCCGCGTTCGACAGCCCGGTCGAGGTCGCCGTCGAGTCCGTCGTCTTCGCCGTCCGCAGCCTGCCCGACGAGCCCTACCTCGGTTTGCTCCTGCAGGCCGGGGAAGCCGACTATTTCACCGCCGGGACCGCCACGCCGCCGTCCTTCTCCCTCGGCGCGCGGATCCTGCGCGACACCGAGGTCGACTGGTCCGCCGCCGGGGTGCGCACGGACGCGGAACTCCAGGAACTGGCCGAGATCTTGATGCGGTTGTTCATGTCGTTCCTGCAGTATCCGTCGACACCCCCGGCGACCGACGAGGAACTGCGCGGGATGGTCCGCCGCTGGATCGGCCCGGCACTGCGCGGGTGATCCCGGCGCGGCCTCGGCGGTCCATAGCGGACACTGTCCACTCAGGACCAGGCGACCGGAAGCTCGTGCACCCCGTAAATGTTCATATTCGTCCGCAACGGCACCTCCGCGGCCGGAACCGCCAGCCGCAAGTCCGGGAAGCGCCGCAGCAAGCCCTCGAACCCGGCGCGCATCTCGATCCGGGCCAGCTGCTGGCCCAGGCACTGGTGGATGCCGTGCCCGAACGCGACCTGTCCGCGGACCTTGCGGTGCAGGTCGATCGTGTCGGGGTTCTCGAAGTGGCGCGGGTCGCGGTTGGCCGCCAGCAGCGACACGACCACGGTCGAGCCGGCCGGGATCGTCTCGCCGAAGAGTTCGACGTCCTCGGTCGCGTAGCGGTAGAAGATGTCGGCCACCGACAGGTACCGCAGCAATTCTTCCACCGCGTTCGGGAACAGCGTCGGGTCGGCGCGCAGTTCGGCCAGTTGCGCGGGGTTCTCCAGCAGCGCGAAGGCCCCCAGCGACAGCATGTTCGCGGTGGTCTCGTGGCCGGCCAGCAGAAGCAGGAACGCCATGCCGGTCAGCTCTTCGATGCTGAGCTCGGAGTCGCGGGCCAGGTCGGAGAGGATGTCCTCGCCCGGTTCCGCGCGCTTGTCGGCGCACAGCTGGCCGAGGTAGCCCATCATCGCGCCGAACGCGGCCATCTTGTCTTCGAGGTTGACGTCCCGTTCCATGAACTTCGACGAGTTCGCCTGGAAGGTCTCGCGGTCGGCGTAGGGGACGCCGAGCAGTTCGCAGATCACCAGCGAAGGCACCGGCAGCGCGAACTCCCGCACGAGATCGACCGGCTGCGGGAGCTGGGCGAGGGCGTCCAGCTGCTGTTCGGTGATCGCGACGATGCCGTCTTCGAGCTGCTTCATCCGCTTGACGGTGAACGCGCCGGTGAGCTTGCGCCGCAACCGGGTGTGGTCGGGGGCGTCCATGCTGATGAACAGGCCGGGGATCTGCGGGGACGGCTCGGTCGCGACCGGCATGCCCGGCGTCTCGTACGGCACGTGGAGCACGCCGAGGTCCTGCCGGCTGCTGAACCGGGCGTCGGACATGACCTGCCGGACCGCGTCGTACCCGGTGACCAGCCAGCCCTCGTGGCCGTCCGGGAAGAGCATCGGGCTGACCGGGCGGGTCTCGCGCAGCGCGGTGATCGCGGCGGGCGGGTCGAACGGGCCGGCGTCGCGGTCCATCGGCAGGCCGGCGACGGGGGAAACCTGCTGGCTCATCGGGAAATCCTCTCGTGGTGGCTTGATGTCACCACGATCTCCGAGCG
The nucleotide sequence above comes from Amycolatopsis sp. AA4. Encoded proteins:
- a CDS encoding TetR/AcrR family transcriptional regulator, with protein sequence MGYHGWQGDPPGAEDEARRRIVQAAIACIDRAGLAKTNLSHVAAEAGVTRQTVYRYFPSLAEILRAVAQAGAEEFAERMRKHLSAFDSPVEVAVESVVFAVRSLPDEPYLGLLLQAGEADYFTAGTATPPSFSLGARILRDTEVDWSAAGVRTDAELQELAEILMRLFMSFLQYPSTPPATDEELRGMVRRWIGPALRG
- a CDS encoding cytochrome P450, which produces MSQQVSPVAGLPMDRDAGPFDPPAAITALRETRPVSPMLFPDGHEGWLVTGYDAVRQVMSDARFSSRQDLGVLHVPYETPGMPVATEPSPQIPGLFISMDAPDHTRLRRKLTGAFTVKRMKQLEDGIVAITEQQLDALAQLPQPVDLVREFALPVPSLVICELLGVPYADRETFQANSSKFMERDVNLEDKMAAFGAMMGYLGQLCADKRAEPGEDILSDLARDSELSIEELTGMAFLLLLAGHETTANMLSLGAFALLENPAQLAELRADPTLFPNAVEELLRYLSVADIFYRYATEDVELFGETIPAGSTVVVSLLAANRDPRHFENPDTIDLHRKVRGQVAFGHGIHQCLGQQLARIEMRAGFEGLLRRFPDLRLAVPAAEVPLRTNMNIYGVHELPVAWS